A single window of Candidatus Margulisiibacteriota bacterium DNA harbors:
- a CDS encoding YggT family protein, with protein MMNVFQLISFLFEAYKIILVIRIVLTWMPHNRNHFIIEKIYNLTDPYLNIFRSLNINFGGIDFSPIVAFFVLSFIQRLLLQILIF; from the coding sequence ATGATGAACGTTTTCCAATTAATTTCTTTTCTTTTTGAAGCATATAAAATCATTTTAGTTATCCGAATAGTGTTAACTTGGATGCCACATAACAGGAATCACTTCATCATTGAAAAAATATATAATCTTACAGACCCTTATTTAAATATATTTCGTTCGCTTAACATTAACTTCGGTGGGATTGATTTTTCACCAATAGTTGCTTTCTTTGTGCTTAGCTTTATTCAAAGATTATTGCTCCAAATATTAATTTTCTAA
- a CDS encoding DUF167 domain-containing protein produces the protein MHETNLSHTITASIITKAQKESITLFGDNYKIKINETPEKGKANEKIIKLLAKRLKISQKNIRIIKGVFSNKKTILISEFTGSLSELLD, from the coding sequence ATGCATGAAACTAACCTTTCTCATACAATAACGGCCTCCATAATAACAAAAGCGCAAAAGGAATCTATCACATTATTTGGTGATAATTATAAAATAAAAATTAATGAAACACCTGAGAAAGGAAAAGCTAATGAAAAAATCATTAAATTATTAGCTAAAAGATTGAAAATTTCTCAAAAAAACATAAGAATTATAAAAGGGGTATTTTCAAATAAGAAAACTATATTAATTTCTGAATTTACTGGTTCTCTTTCAGAGTTATTAGACTAA
- the proC gene encoding pyrroline-5-carboxylate reductase produces MQNSVCFFGAGNMGEALIKGCLSSVGQNKIGFVESNEQKAEYILKKYGISRIVSLADINNYETLILAIKPQSIPAVITELSSALTKEILVVSIVAGITIGYYQKHFPLNKIIRVMPNTPCLINKGISVISASNKCSQKDASVVEKIFLTTGKVLFMPEDKINAVTALSGSGPAYFYHIADVYATEAVNFGIAYKDALQLITNTMLGAAEMMLQSNNSVDQLITQVRSPGGTTEAALKKLQINELNNIVQASLSAANNRANELSLKE; encoded by the coding sequence ATGCAAAATTCAGTTTGTTTCTTTGGTGCAGGAAATATGGGAGAAGCCTTAATAAAAGGTTGCCTTTCTTCTGTCGGTCAAAATAAGATTGGCTTTGTTGAATCTAATGAACAAAAAGCTGAATACATACTTAAGAAATACGGAATTTCTAGAATTGTGTCTTTGGCTGACATCAACAACTATGAAACGCTTATCCTTGCCATCAAACCTCAAAGCATTCCTGCGGTAATAACCGAGCTAAGCTCTGCTCTCACCAAGGAGATACTTGTTGTCTCAATTGTTGCTGGAATAACCATCGGATACTATCAAAAACATTTTCCTCTAAATAAAATTATCCGTGTCATGCCCAACACTCCTTGTTTAATAAATAAGGGGATTAGCGTAATCAGCGCAAGCAACAAATGTTCCCAAAAAGATGCTTCGGTTGTTGAAAAAATATTCCTTACTACAGGAAAAGTTCTCTTCATGCCTGAAGATAAAATTAATGCTGTTACGGCACTCAGTGGAAGTGGTCCAGCATATTTCTACCACATAGCCGATGTTTACGCTACAGAGGCAGTTAACTTTGGCATAGCTTACAAAGACGCACTTCAGCTTATTACAAATACCATGCTTGGTGCTGCAGAAATGATGCTTCAGTCTAACAATTCCGTTGACCAACTAATTACTCAAGTGCGCTCACCTGGCGGAACAACAGAGGCAGCCCTCAAAAAGCTACAAATCAATGAATTAAATAATATTGTTCAAGCAAGTCTGTCAGCTGCAAATAATAGAGCCAACGAATTAAGTTTAAAGGAGTAA